A region from the Polyangiaceae bacterium genome encodes:
- a CDS encoding PD-(D/E)XK nuclease family protein: MTSFNVTEVRNALRCPRVFALGRIRGNQVAFPIGASALGGTFHRIAERLHAQAADPPAALTALPDNAPADTIAEVLKDWVLGYLAETLVTNAALQSMPTEVDELAEALREFAQYLAERVAARPEGPATALAAYLKGAEIAVEQVLGEKSQEPVRLSGRVDAIFEPEAQLFEVAEYKLTDEDNEELDSAQVALYRQMLRWDRGVDATPVVLRFTPTLSTTRLAPEAADRLAERELFPLIQRMVVWEDEPLSAPATQRKDLCPSCPVRDACRETYSERLAQRDEPPSSAWRPRPDPTGEIVLPPEPERPKSVDGDEVGEREASTLANAIAESYRSQGVHALVKPPRVGARLITLEVSVQRGSINQIDRRKDDVLHSLEAALEIKADFERQRSLRIFRVARRQPRDVQLAPLIERERAWLSERPGRFVLGESTEGDVIRGDLGDHSSCHLLVAGMTGSGKSVLLKGIVASLVELHDPSSIQLTLVDPKRVTFGGFANSVSAYLARPLAYETEQVLTLLEELNSEMDERYRAFEPLAVENLDDYNDSVKTPQRLPRQVLVVDEFQDLVTTKTTAEPFFALVSRLGAKARAAGIHLILATQRPDAKVVPGRIKANLTGRIALRVPEAINSRIILDRKGAEQLLGRGDMLVNLSGETIRGQAPRI, from the coding sequence GTGACCAGCTTCAACGTAACCGAGGTTCGCAACGCGTTGCGCTGTCCCCGAGTATTCGCTCTGGGTCGCATCCGAGGGAATCAAGTTGCGTTCCCAATTGGCGCCTCGGCACTAGGCGGGACATTCCACCGGATCGCCGAGCGTTTGCACGCTCAAGCTGCAGACCCGCCCGCAGCCCTCACGGCGCTACCGGACAACGCACCCGCGGACACCATCGCTGAGGTGCTCAAGGACTGGGTTCTGGGATACCTCGCGGAAACTCTAGTAACCAACGCGGCACTTCAAAGCATGCCTACGGAGGTCGATGAGCTTGCCGAGGCGCTGCGAGAATTCGCGCAGTATCTCGCCGAACGCGTCGCGGCGCGCCCCGAAGGGCCAGCGACGGCGCTGGCGGCGTATCTCAAAGGTGCTGAGATAGCCGTGGAGCAAGTGCTCGGAGAGAAGAGTCAGGAACCAGTACGCCTTTCCGGACGCGTCGATGCGATCTTCGAACCCGAGGCACAGCTGTTCGAGGTCGCGGAGTACAAGCTCACGGACGAGGACAACGAGGAGCTGGATAGCGCGCAAGTCGCGCTCTATCGACAAATGCTGCGCTGGGATCGCGGTGTCGATGCCACCCCCGTCGTGCTCCGCTTCACTCCGACGCTGTCGACGACTCGGCTAGCACCCGAAGCCGCCGATCGGCTCGCCGAGCGAGAACTGTTTCCACTCATCCAGCGCATGGTCGTGTGGGAAGACGAGCCGTTGTCGGCGCCCGCAACCCAACGCAAAGACTTGTGCCCTTCGTGCCCGGTACGCGACGCGTGTCGAGAGACCTACTCCGAGCGACTCGCACAGCGGGACGAGCCACCCTCCAGTGCTTGGAGACCACGCCCAGATCCGACGGGCGAGATCGTCCTGCCTCCAGAACCGGAGCGACCAAAGAGCGTCGACGGCGATGAAGTCGGCGAGCGTGAGGCCAGCACACTCGCAAACGCCATCGCGGAGAGCTATCGCAGCCAGGGGGTGCATGCGCTGGTGAAGCCGCCACGGGTCGGAGCGCGCCTGATCACGCTGGAGGTGAGCGTTCAGCGTGGCTCGATCAACCAGATCGATCGGCGCAAAGATGACGTCCTCCATTCGCTGGAAGCCGCCCTCGAGATCAAGGCGGACTTCGAGCGCCAGCGCAGCCTTCGGATCTTCCGCGTGGCAAGGCGTCAACCAAGGGACGTCCAGCTCGCACCGCTCATCGAGCGAGAACGGGCCTGGCTAAGCGAGCGACCGGGGCGCTTCGTGCTCGGCGAGTCGACCGAAGGCGATGTGATCCGCGGGGATCTAGGCGACCATTCTTCATGCCACTTGTTGGTCGCAGGCATGACCGGCAGCGGCAAGTCTGTACTCCTGAAGGGCATCGTGGCGAGCCTCGTCGAGCTTCATGATCCCTCCTCGATTCAACTGACTCTGGTCGACCCAAAGCGAGTCACATTCGGCGGCTTTGCGAACTCAGTCTCCGCCTACCTCGCGCGCCCCTTGGCGTACGAGACCGAGCAGGTACTGACGTTGCTCGAAGAGCTAAACTCCGAGATGGATGAGCGCTATCGCGCCTTCGAGCCCCTCGCCGTTGAGAACCTCGACGACTACAACGACTCGGTCAAGACGCCCCAGCGCTTGCCCCGTCAGGTGCTGGTCGTGGATGAGTTCCAAGACCTGGTGACCACGAAGACAACCGCAGAGCCGTTCTTCGCGCTGGTGTCCCGACTCGGCGCCAAAGCGCGCGCCGCCGGCATCCACTTGATTCTTGCGACTCAGCGACCCGACGCGAAGGTCGTTCCGGGACGAATCAAAGCGAACCTCACCGGTCGCATCGCTTTGCGAGTCCCTGAAGCCATCAACTCGCGCATCATCCTGGATCGGAAAGGAGCCGAGCAGCTCCTTGGTCGAGGTGACATGCTCGTGAACCTGAGTGGAGAGACGATTCGCGGACAGGCACCTCGCATTTAG
- a CDS encoding methyltransferase has protein sequence MAKRKARLGNLANRDPVIAGVAIEHLIGEVDAGEGAVLVVDDDTDLVAEALTAEGVELRRWNRRALDGRRALPWPEAGEVAAAVVRLGRDWPSFDFALHAVASRIKTGGKLWVYGANDEGIRSAPRRIAEAFFTEPETVHLKRRARVLECVRNDVNEGLKLSFDDFRTSSDVTLPLGGSSFNVSLASYPGAFARGRLDSGTEILLRGLEELKPRKQVLDFCAGVGVVGVWAKRRWPEAELSLLEVDAPSLEAAKQNLPDAKSYLSDAWKNLPKSERYDAIVSNPPIHRGTEEDMGVLHELVQGAAAHLTVSGVLVCVVQKSVGAGTLFNDTFKNSRVLLETNAFQVWCGSKR, from the coding sequence GTGGCGAAGCGCAAAGCACGACTCGGCAACTTGGCGAACCGCGATCCAGTGATCGCCGGCGTGGCGATCGAGCACCTGATCGGTGAAGTCGACGCCGGTGAGGGTGCGGTACTGGTCGTGGACGACGACACGGACCTGGTCGCTGAGGCGCTCACCGCGGAGGGTGTGGAGCTGCGGCGCTGGAACCGCCGCGCGCTGGATGGACGGCGTGCCTTGCCGTGGCCAGAAGCGGGCGAGGTCGCCGCGGCGGTCGTGCGCCTGGGGCGCGACTGGCCGAGCTTTGACTTTGCGTTGCATGCCGTTGCCTCGCGGATCAAGACCGGCGGCAAGCTGTGGGTCTACGGCGCCAACGACGAGGGGATCCGCTCGGCGCCGCGACGCATCGCGGAGGCGTTTTTCACCGAGCCGGAGACGGTGCACCTCAAGCGCCGCGCCCGAGTGCTGGAGTGCGTGCGAAACGATGTGAACGAGGGCTTGAAGCTATCCTTCGACGACTTCCGTACGAGCTCCGACGTCACTCTCCCTCTCGGTGGTTCGTCCTTCAACGTTAGCCTCGCGAGCTACCCTGGGGCGTTTGCTCGGGGCCGGCTCGATTCCGGCACCGAGATCTTGCTGCGCGGCCTGGAAGAGCTGAAGCCGCGCAAGCAAGTGCTCGACTTCTGCGCTGGTGTTGGCGTGGTTGGCGTGTGGGCCAAGCGCCGCTGGCCAGAGGCGGAGCTATCCTTGCTCGAGGTGGATGCCCCAAGCCTAGAAGCCGCGAAGCAGAACCTGCCAGACGCGAAGAGCTACCTGAGCGACGCCTGGAAGAACCTGCCGAAGAGCGAACGCTACGACGCCATCGTGAGCAACCCGCCGATTCACCGCGGAACCGAGGAAGACATGGGTGTGCTCCACGAGCTGGTGCAAGGCGCTGCGGCTCACCTCACGGTGAGCGGCGTCTTGGTCTGCGTGGTGCAGAAGAGCGTCGGCGCGGGCACGTTGTTCAACGACACCTTCAAGAACAGCCGGGTTCTGCTCGAGACCAATGCGTTTCAGGTGTGGTGCGGCTCCAAGCGCTGA
- a CDS encoding DUF2975 domain-containing protein has product MTDTTSQAPGLPPKFRRWSRVGSVCCWLVGAALLLGTLATRIKTRAGLAREFGFHTGAYIESWQELSTLVLMLTPGVLLTLALFQLAKALSAFARGEYFQESTVARLRRFSGLMLASALAGLVLPSVCSLLLSYGVPPGEGRFSVGIGSGQVLGVLCAGGTWLFAALLTETRRLSQENSEFV; this is encoded by the coding sequence ATGACTGACACGACAAGCCAAGCCCCGGGTCTGCCTCCCAAGTTTCGTCGCTGGAGCCGCGTCGGGAGCGTGTGTTGTTGGCTCGTGGGTGCGGCGCTGCTGCTCGGCACGCTGGCTACGCGGATCAAGACTCGCGCGGGTCTGGCGCGAGAGTTTGGCTTCCACACGGGGGCCTACATCGAGTCGTGGCAGGAACTGTCGACGTTGGTGTTGATGCTGACGCCCGGTGTGCTGCTGACCCTCGCACTCTTCCAGCTGGCCAAGGCGCTGTCTGCCTTTGCACGCGGCGAGTACTTTCAGGAGTCCACCGTTGCGCGCCTACGGCGGTTCTCCGGCTTGATGTTGGCCTCTGCGCTAGCGGGCTTGGTGTTGCCGTCGGTTTGCTCGTTGCTCTTGAGCTATGGGGTTCCGCCAGGCGAAGGACGGTTCTCCGTGGGGATCGGCTCCGGTCAGGTGTTGGGCGTGTTGTGCGCTGGGGGCACCTGGCTGTTCGCCGCGCTGCTAACGGAGACCAGACGCCTCAGCCAAGAAAACTCCGAGTTCGTGTAG
- the typA gene encoding translational GTPase TypA, giving the protein MPLHPREKLRNIAIIAHVDHGKTTLVDAMLRQTGVFRVNEALTDRVMDSNDLERERGITILAKNASVRYGDYKINIIDTPGHADFGGEVERTLRLADGALLLVDAAEGPLPQTRFVLGKAIELGMPIILVINKIDRQDARPEAVLDEAFDLFCDLDASDDQAAFPVLYAIGKDGVAKKELEDELVDLEPLFKTILDVVPSPKGDVEEPVRILVNNIVHDEYVGRLALGRIERGKLAVGHRLKCVGESSTEEEKVGTLFGFEGLQRVKIDEAGAGDIVAVAGFDEVQIGDTLCDPNKVDALPRIRVEEPTIKITFCVSTSPFAGKVGKWVTSRHIRERLMKESKRNIALRVEPTAEPDVFTVYGRGELMLAVLAETMRREGFEFCMGMPEVVVREIDGVKSEPMERVVVDVPEEYVGAVTTRLGERKGIMTKMNNLGHGRARIEYRIPSRGLIGFRSSFLTETRGTGLLNTLFDGWEPYSGPMLRRPCGAIVSDRAGTATPYALFHLDPRGILFVPPGTDVYEGMIIGEHNRNNDLDVNVTREKKLTNIRASGRDENVVLAPPRVMGIEEALEWVDRDELVEITPDAVRVRKRILACNRRPKRDDDRAA; this is encoded by the coding sequence ATGCCCCTTCATCCCCGCGAAAAGCTCCGAAACATCGCCATCATCGCCCACGTCGATCACGGCAAGACCACGTTGGTCGACGCCATGCTGCGACAGACGGGCGTCTTCCGCGTCAACGAGGCGCTCACCGACCGCGTCATGGACTCGAACGACCTCGAGCGCGAACGCGGCATCACGATCTTGGCGAAGAACGCCAGCGTTCGTTACGGCGACTACAAGATCAACATCATCGATACCCCCGGCCACGCCGACTTCGGTGGTGAGGTGGAGCGCACGCTGCGGCTCGCCGACGGCGCGCTGCTCTTGGTGGACGCCGCCGAAGGCCCGCTGCCCCAGACGCGCTTCGTGCTCGGCAAGGCGATCGAGCTCGGCATGCCGATCATCCTGGTGATCAACAAGATCGACCGCCAGGACGCGCGCCCCGAAGCGGTGCTCGATGAGGCTTTCGACCTGTTCTGCGATCTCGACGCCAGCGACGACCAGGCCGCTTTCCCGGTGCTCTACGCGATCGGCAAGGATGGCGTCGCGAAGAAGGAGCTCGAAGACGAGCTCGTCGACCTGGAGCCGCTGTTCAAGACCATCCTCGACGTCGTGCCTTCGCCGAAGGGTGACGTGGAGGAGCCGGTGCGCATCCTCGTCAACAACATCGTTCACGACGAGTACGTCGGGCGCCTGGCGCTCGGCCGCATCGAACGCGGCAAGCTTGCCGTGGGGCACCGCCTGAAGTGCGTGGGTGAGTCGAGCACCGAAGAAGAGAAGGTCGGCACGCTGTTCGGCTTCGAAGGCCTGCAGCGCGTGAAGATCGACGAGGCAGGCGCCGGTGACATCGTCGCTGTCGCAGGTTTCGACGAAGTGCAAATCGGCGACACCCTGTGTGACCCGAACAAGGTCGACGCGCTGCCTCGCATCCGCGTCGAGGAGCCGACGATCAAGATCACGTTCTGCGTCTCCACTTCGCCCTTCGCCGGCAAGGTCGGCAAGTGGGTCACCTCGCGTCACATCCGCGAGCGCCTGATGAAGGAGAGCAAGCGCAACATCGCCCTGCGCGTCGAGCCGACGGCGGAGCCCGACGTCTTCACTGTGTACGGCCGTGGCGAGCTGATGCTCGCGGTGCTCGCTGAGACGATGCGCCGCGAGGGCTTCGAGTTCTGCATGGGCATGCCCGAAGTCGTCGTGCGTGAGATCGACGGCGTGAAGTCGGAGCCGATGGAGCGCGTCGTGGTGGACGTCCCGGAGGAGTACGTCGGCGCCGTGACCACCCGCCTGGGTGAGCGCAAGGGCATCATGACCAAGATGAACAACCTGGGTCATGGCCGCGCGCGCATCGAGTACCGCATTCCTTCTCGTGGCTTGATTGGCTTCCGCTCCTCCTTCCTTACGGAAACGCGTGGCACGGGCCTCTTGAACACCCTGTTCGACGGCTGGGAGCCCTACTCCGGTCCGATGCTGCGTCGCCCTTGCGGCGCCATCGTTTCCGACCGCGCTGGCACGGCGACGCCTTACGCCCTGTTCCACCTCGACCCTCGCGGCATCCTCTTCGTGCCGCCGGGCACCGACGTGTACGAGGGCATGATCATCGGCGAGCACAATCGCAACAACGACCTCGACGTGAACGTCACCCGCGAGAAGAAGCTCACGAACATTCGCGCCTCTGGCCGCGACGAGAACGTCGTCCTCGCCCCGCCGCGCGTGATGGGCATCGAAGAGGCCCTCGAGTGGGTCGACCGCGACGAGCTGGTGGAGATCACTCCCGACGCTGTCCGCGTGCGCAAGCGCATCCTTGCGTGCAACCGTCGCCCCAAGCGCGACGACGACCGCGCGGCTTGA
- a CDS encoding DUF262 domain-containing protein: MSVQHTSPPYQPLQSSPTARTFTVRQLLALAEAGRIRVPEFQRPLRWRQAQNLELLDSVWRNYPIGSLLFWNRRADPGEIQIGAARISVGEQASAFWVVDGQQRVTALAASLLDIAQPPGEKRWELYFDVEAPGFSTSSSSTTIPVRALGSLMRLGRHLQSAIWADNEDWVARAELAQQRLLDYEIPAYVVEADDEGALKAIFARLNSTGARMRSEEVFHALFGSHGAQGLDLSALQQVFESSEFGTPSRADVLKMVLAMSRQDPTNRVERFSEKDLAEFVNQDTAEETIRLVIDFLKLEAGVPHLRLIPYPVVLTILARWFREFPDTSAWNRRRLGWWLWAGAATAAHQRAEVSKLREQLRLIDGDEATSMDRLLRAVDPTKELPQWELKRFNGQSAHSRIEVLALLSLHPRSLPHEAEGVAVDSREIAVGALVSQTRVAREIIASPDWRNLSDEHKRLARSGANRVLLEEEEGHTGLGTRFRALTYEAHHEILNSHLITEQSFALLCAKEYAAFLEARANDLLGYVDVVIQEASGTWPPSPRFMHPLEDYLDDDEGEVGA; the protein is encoded by the coding sequence ATGTCTGTTCAACACACCTCCCCTCCGTACCAGCCTCTGCAGAGCAGCCCAACCGCGCGCACGTTCACGGTGCGGCAGCTGCTCGCGCTGGCTGAAGCGGGGCGCATCCGAGTGCCGGAGTTTCAGCGTCCGCTCAGGTGGCGCCAGGCGCAGAACCTCGAGCTGCTCGATAGTGTGTGGCGCAACTATCCGATTGGCTCGTTGCTCTTCTGGAACAGGCGGGCGGACCCTGGTGAAATACAGATTGGTGCCGCGCGGATCAGCGTAGGCGAGCAGGCGAGTGCCTTCTGGGTGGTTGATGGTCAGCAGCGTGTGACGGCCCTGGCTGCCAGCCTACTCGACATTGCGCAGCCCCCCGGGGAAAAGCGCTGGGAGCTCTACTTCGACGTCGAAGCTCCAGGTTTCAGTACGTCATCTAGCTCTACGACGATCCCTGTCCGGGCCCTCGGCAGCTTGATGCGTCTCGGTCGACACCTCCAATCCGCGATTTGGGCCGACAACGAAGACTGGGTTGCGCGCGCGGAGCTCGCGCAACAGCGACTGCTGGACTACGAAATCCCTGCATACGTCGTGGAAGCGGACGACGAGGGGGCACTCAAGGCGATCTTCGCGCGGCTGAACAGCACGGGCGCTCGCATGCGTAGTGAAGAAGTTTTCCATGCGCTATTTGGTAGCCATGGCGCGCAAGGCTTGGACCTGAGCGCCCTGCAACAGGTGTTCGAGAGTTCGGAGTTTGGTACGCCTTCGCGCGCTGATGTGCTGAAGATGGTGCTTGCGATGAGCCGTCAGGACCCGACCAATCGCGTGGAGCGGTTCAGCGAGAAGGATCTGGCCGAGTTCGTGAACCAGGACACGGCCGAGGAGACGATTCGCCTGGTGATCGACTTCCTGAAGCTGGAGGCGGGCGTACCGCACCTGCGCCTGATTCCGTACCCAGTCGTGCTCACAATCTTGGCGCGCTGGTTCCGAGAGTTTCCCGATACGAGCGCGTGGAACCGTCGGCGCCTTGGCTGGTGGCTCTGGGCGGGAGCCGCGACAGCAGCGCACCAGCGGGCAGAGGTGTCCAAGCTGCGGGAACAGTTGCGTCTGATCGACGGGGACGAGGCCACATCAATGGATCGCTTGCTCCGCGCTGTCGATCCGACGAAGGAACTGCCCCAGTGGGAGCTGAAACGATTCAACGGTCAGAGCGCCCATAGTCGGATCGAAGTGCTCGCGCTGTTGAGCTTGCACCCACGCTCCTTGCCCCATGAAGCTGAGGGGGTTGCGGTCGATAGCCGTGAGATCGCTGTGGGTGCTTTGGTGAGCCAGACTCGAGTGGCCCGGGAGATCATAGCATCACCGGATTGGCGGAACCTCTCAGACGAGCACAAGCGCCTTGCGCGCTCGGGAGCGAACCGCGTGTTGCTCGAGGAAGAGGAGGGCCACACCGGGCTGGGTACCCGTTTCCGCGCGCTAACGTACGAGGCGCACCACGAGATCCTGAACTCGCACCTGATCACAGAGCAGTCGTTCGCACTGCTGTGCGCGAAAGAATATGCTGCGTTCCTCGAGGCGCGAGCGAATGATCTCCTGGGCTACGTGGATGTGGTGATTCAGGAGGCTTCGGGAACCTGGCCGCCGTCTCCCCGATTCATGCACCCACTCGAGGATTATCTCGATGACGATGAGGGTGAGGTCGGCGCATGA
- a CDS encoding HipA domain-containing protein produces the protein MKLLDVTVHGQLVGTLSHGHHENYRFEPEVAWREGNGIPVMSFQLYQQRPKAWVSAHLPVWFENLLPERDSELRNLLCKRLGLRDGQSMALLQVLGGDLPGAVEVRGDAGVLDSPEDSPPDSPQTDALRFSSLAGVQLKFSMAKSGTKYTLPAHGGHTEWIVKIPGVDMPLLPAIEHATMAWARAMNLPVPETQVVETSDLVGLESFLRRGIDHAFAIQRYDRLEGGKRVHQEDFAQVLNFEPRHKYGKQEGKRASMDTIAQIVQQACHHEVLEELMRRFAFVVASGNDDAHLKNWSFVYGEDSAVPTLAPVYDQVCTIAVNSQAFGWDLEKGPTLGLRLGKEDRFRALGVVHLDRLMERLVDGGALKQRFLEAIENARDTWSTVAHLAPLEMHEALERHWREVPLLNHVGGWRGA, from the coding sequence ATGAAGCTCCTCGACGTGACGGTCCACGGACAGCTAGTGGGGACCCTCTCCCATGGGCACCATGAGAACTACCGCTTCGAGCCGGAGGTTGCTTGGCGGGAGGGGAACGGGATCCCGGTGATGAGCTTTCAGCTCTACCAGCAGCGGCCGAAGGCGTGGGTATCAGCGCATCTCCCGGTATGGTTCGAGAACTTGCTACCGGAGCGTGACTCCGAGCTAAGGAACCTGCTGTGTAAGCGTCTAGGGTTGCGAGACGGGCAGTCGATGGCGCTGCTGCAGGTGCTCGGCGGCGATCTGCCTGGTGCCGTGGAAGTGCGGGGTGACGCCGGGGTGCTCGACAGCCCGGAGGATTCCCCTCCGGACTCGCCACAGACCGACGCCCTGCGCTTCTCTTCGCTTGCCGGCGTCCAGCTGAAGTTTTCGATGGCGAAGAGCGGTACCAAGTACACGTTACCCGCTCATGGGGGGCACACCGAGTGGATCGTGAAGATTCCCGGTGTGGACATGCCGCTGTTGCCAGCGATCGAGCACGCGACGATGGCCTGGGCGCGCGCGATGAACCTTCCGGTGCCCGAAACGCAAGTCGTGGAGACCTCGGATTTGGTGGGCTTGGAGAGCTTCCTTCGTCGAGGAATCGACCATGCGTTTGCGATACAGCGCTACGATCGACTGGAGGGAGGCAAGCGGGTTCACCAAGAGGACTTTGCGCAGGTCCTGAATTTCGAGCCTCGTCACAAGTACGGGAAGCAAGAGGGCAAGCGAGCGAGCATGGACACGATTGCCCAGATCGTGCAGCAGGCTTGTCACCACGAGGTACTCGAAGAGCTGATGCGACGCTTCGCGTTCGTCGTTGCCTCGGGGAATGACGATGCGCACCTCAAGAACTGGAGCTTCGTGTATGGGGAGGACAGTGCGGTGCCCACTCTGGCGCCAGTCTACGATCAAGTGTGTACCATAGCCGTGAATTCTCAGGCGTTCGGCTGGGATCTCGAGAAGGGACCGACGCTGGGACTGAGACTTGGGAAAGAGGACCGTTTTCGCGCTCTTGGAGTCGTCCATCTTGACCGACTGATGGAACGCCTCGTAGATGGCGGAGCGCTGAAACAGCGTTTCCTTGAGGCAATTGAGAACGCACGGGATACATGGTCGACCGTGGCCCACCTCGCACCGCTGGAGATGCACGAGGCGCTAGAGCGTCACTGGAGAGAGGTCCCTCTGCTGAACCACGTTGGTGGTTGGCGCGGAGCCTAG
- a CDS encoding helix-turn-helix transcriptional regulator, whose protein sequence is MPIRVKLAEVMAKRGVLSKDLAAHVGITEANMSLLRQGKVKGVRFETLTKICEFLQCQPGDILEYCPEESSKVR, encoded by the coding sequence GTGCCCATCCGCGTGAAACTGGCTGAAGTGATGGCCAAGCGCGGCGTGCTGTCGAAGGACCTAGCCGCCCACGTCGGCATCACCGAGGCCAACATGAGCTTGCTCCGCCAGGGTAAGGTCAAAGGCGTGCGCTTCGAGACACTGACGAAGATCTGCGAGTTCTTGCAGTGTCAGCCCGGAGACATCCTTGAGTATTGCCCGGAGGAATCTTCAAAGGTGCGGTAA
- a CDS encoding serine hydrolase — MQRGNDSSGFMRACLIVVLCALSSCGAADDAAESSPERLPTSSLEDGGLDRAYWDAALRDLEDRRLPIDAMLLVHRGAVVAEYYAPGHARRSLHDLRSATKSITSMLVGAATDRGMLDLQASVESFFPEQSAHPSWRDYQPMRVGDLLTMSSGLDCDDWAASPGNEERMYLSADWLDFFFAIPAKREPGERFSYCTSGVVTLGEIVSRVAGRSLPELAEAWLFEPLGITDAEWAEAPHGVTDSGGHLRLSVESLAKLGLLMHGGGVYAGKRLLSASYVEASLTPSTWIFSPDQGPQYGYLWWLEPVRDGVAHSYQARGNGGQYIIALPAFDALVVFTGHAYNQPPEISQAPFDLTQRFVVPMLEQPAR; from the coding sequence TTGCAGCGCGGAAACGACTCGAGCGGCTTCATGCGCGCGTGCTTGATCGTCGTGTTGTGTGCGCTGAGCAGTTGTGGTGCTGCGGACGACGCGGCTGAGTCATCACCGGAGCGCTTGCCGACCAGCTCACTGGAAGACGGTGGTCTTGATAGGGCGTACTGGGACGCGGCGCTGCGTGACCTCGAAGATCGGCGGCTACCGATCGACGCGATGCTGCTCGTGCATCGAGGCGCCGTGGTCGCGGAGTACTACGCGCCGGGACACGCCCGGCGGTCGCTGCACGATCTGAGGTCGGCGACCAAGTCGATCACCAGCATGTTGGTCGGCGCTGCGACGGACCGTGGAATGTTGGATCTGCAGGCTTCCGTCGAGAGCTTCTTCCCGGAGCAAAGTGCGCATCCGTCCTGGCGGGACTACCAGCCCATGCGCGTCGGCGACTTGCTCACCATGAGTAGCGGACTCGACTGCGACGACTGGGCAGCCTCGCCGGGCAATGAAGAGCGCATGTATCTGAGTGCCGATTGGCTCGACTTCTTCTTCGCTATCCCGGCGAAGCGCGAGCCCGGGGAACGCTTCTCCTACTGTACTTCTGGAGTCGTCACGCTTGGGGAGATCGTGAGCCGGGTCGCGGGGCGGTCGCTGCCCGAGCTAGCAGAAGCCTGGCTCTTTGAGCCGCTCGGGATCACAGACGCCGAGTGGGCCGAAGCGCCGCACGGAGTAACCGATTCGGGCGGCCATCTACGGCTGTCCGTGGAGAGCCTCGCTAAGCTGGGCCTCCTCATGCATGGAGGAGGCGTTTACGCGGGGAAGCGTCTGCTGAGTGCTTCTTACGTGGAGGCGAGTCTCACCCCGAGTACCTGGATCTTCAGTCCCGACCAGGGGCCACAGTATGGCTATCTCTGGTGGCTCGAGCCTGTGCGTGACGGCGTGGCGCACTCGTATCAGGCGCGGGGCAATGGCGGGCAATACATCATCGCGCTGCCAGCCTTCGATGCGTTGGTCGTCTTCACCGGACACGCGTACAACCAGCCGCCGGAGATCTCCCAGGCGCCGTTCGACCTCACCCAACGTTTCGTGGTGCCAATGCTAGAGCAGCCCGCGCGTTAA